The Trichosurus vulpecula isolate mTriVul1 chromosome 3, mTriVul1.pri, whole genome shotgun sequence genome includes a window with the following:
- the FBXO48 gene encoding F-box only protein 48 — MQKFSKRNSNSPVAGKELNSVCPDKKKENKDNFVEILPPEVTFKIFSQLDIQSLCRAATTCKSWNQAIKNCDYLWKPHCLTVRAICQKEIDGDRGNGYSWRVTLLRNYWKSKVKHEWLSGRYSNICSSISLPEKNMCPMDADTWGEILEAELER, encoded by the exons ATGCAGAAATTCTCCAAGAGAAATAGTAATTCACCTGTTGCCggtaaagaactgaactctgttTGTcctgataagaagaaagaaaataaagacaattttGTTGAAATATTACCTCCAGAagtcacttttaaaatttttagccAACTCGACATTCAGAGTTTATGCCGGGCTGCAACAACATGCAAGAGTTGGAATCAAGCAATCAAGAATTGTGACTACTTATGGAAACCCCACTGTTTGACTGTTCGAGCTATATGTCAAAAAGAGATAGATGGTGATCGAGGAAATGGATATTCGTGGAGG GTAACACTACTGAGGAACTATTGGAAGAGTAAGGTAAAGCATGAATGGCTAAGTGGCAGATACAGCAACATTTGCTCTTCCATTAGCCTACCAGAAAAAAATATGTGCCCTATGGATGCAGATACCTGGGGGGAGATTCTAGAAGCAGAACTTGAAAGATAA